In one window of Catalinimonas alkaloidigena DNA:
- a CDS encoding carboxylesterase/lipase family protein, with amino-acid sequence MSAFANDSHHDSTTVGRRKFIQTTALVAGAATLFPASLVAGARANDPVLPTKYGKVRGTTQSGVHTFKGIRYGADTSSRRFRPALPPEPWKDTRPALDYGASAPQTGDATRSEDCLFLNVWTPALGDGGKRPILFYIHGGAYSNGSGSSPLTDGTHVCTRGDVVVVSVNHRLNAFGYLYLAPFGGPDYAASGNVGQLDLVMALQWVQDHAAALGGDPNNVTVFGQSGGGAKIATLMAMPAAKGLFHKAWTMSGQQVTAMGHRAATQRAERYLEALHLTPADYKTLTTLPVDALLDATKVPDFSRVEDKSLHFCPVLDSTVLPRHPFYPDATPQSAGIPMVIGNTHDETRAFLGGIPGVHELQWEQLPELITLHQFVDLKADVVIETYRQLYPDYSPTEVFFAATTAGRSWRGAVIEAEERAKQAEAMPDAAATYVYQLDWPSPIRDGKLGASHGMDIPLVFGTTAAPRSPSGDSASARQMADVMSDTLLAFAKTGDPNHAGLPTWTPYTLEKRETMVFDEHSRLENDPRGGERELYSRVPFMQRGTY; translated from the coding sequence ATGTCAGCCTTTGCGAACGATTCCCACCACGATTCCACCACGGTCGGTCGCCGAAAATTTATCCAGACGACGGCCCTGGTGGCCGGTGCTGCCACGCTGTTTCCCGCCTCGCTCGTTGCCGGGGCCCGCGCCAACGATCCCGTCCTGCCGACGAAATACGGCAAAGTGCGCGGCACCACGCAGTCGGGCGTACACACATTCAAAGGCATCCGCTACGGCGCCGACACTTCGTCGCGTCGGTTTCGGCCCGCCCTGCCCCCCGAACCCTGGAAAGACACTCGACCGGCCCTCGACTACGGCGCCTCCGCGCCACAAACCGGCGACGCGACTCGCAGCGAAGATTGCCTTTTCCTCAACGTATGGACGCCCGCACTCGGCGACGGAGGCAAGCGGCCGATTCTGTTCTACATCCACGGTGGAGCGTATTCCAACGGCTCCGGGTCCAGTCCCCTGACCGACGGCACGCATGTGTGTACGCGGGGCGATGTGGTGGTTGTCTCGGTCAATCATCGCCTGAATGCCTTCGGTTACCTGTACCTGGCGCCGTTCGGCGGACCTGACTACGCGGCCTCCGGCAACGTGGGGCAACTGGATCTGGTGATGGCCTTGCAATGGGTACAGGACCATGCCGCGGCTCTGGGCGGCGATCCCAACAACGTGACGGTTTTCGGGCAGTCGGGCGGCGGGGCCAAGATCGCGACGCTGATGGCGATGCCCGCCGCGAAGGGGTTGTTTCACAAAGCCTGGACGATGAGTGGCCAACAGGTTACGGCGATGGGACACCGGGCGGCCACCCAGCGGGCCGAGCGCTACCTGGAAGCCCTTCACCTCACACCCGCCGACTACAAAACGCTCACGACGCTGCCCGTGGATGCGCTGCTGGACGCCACGAAGGTGCCTGACTTTTCGCGGGTGGAAGACAAAAGCCTCCACTTCTGCCCGGTGCTGGACAGCACGGTGCTGCCCCGCCATCCGTTTTACCCCGACGCTACCCCGCAGTCGGCCGGGATTCCGATGGTGATCGGCAACACGCACGACGAAACCCGCGCGTTTCTGGGCGGCATTCCCGGCGTACATGAGTTGCAGTGGGAACAACTGCCGGAACTGATTACACTGCACCAATTCGTGGACCTGAAAGCGGACGTGGTGATCGAGACTTACCGGCAACTGTACCCGGACTACTCACCGACCGAGGTGTTCTTCGCCGCTACCACCGCCGGACGTTCCTGGCGCGGAGCCGTGATTGAAGCGGAAGAGCGCGCTAAACAGGCGGAGGCAATGCCCGATGCGGCCGCTACGTACGTCTACCAACTCGACTGGCCCTCGCCGATCCGCGACGGCAAACTGGGCGCTTCTCATGGCATGGACATTCCGCTGGTGTTCGGCACGACCGCCGCCCCCCGCTCTCCTTCGGGCGACAGCGCCAGTGCCCGGCAGATGGCCGACGTGATGAGCGACACGCTGTTGGCCTTTGCCAAAACCGGCGATCCGAACCACGCGGGACTTCCAACCTGGACGCCCTACACATTAGAAAAAAGGGAAACGATGGTTTTCGACGAGCACAGCCGACTAGAGAACGACCCCCGCGGCGGCGAACGCGAACTCTACAGCCGCGTGCCGTTCATGCAGCGGGGCACGTATTGA
- a CDS encoding OsmC family protein — translation MATRNASAVWNGTLKEGNGTIKSESGVLTGAKYSFKTRFEEEKGTNPEELIGAAHAACFSMALSAGLGKAGYTPQSVETEAKVHLAAVEGGFKISKIELSTEAEADDLSDDEFQKIAEATKENCPVSVALKNVPIELKARLKQAN, via the coding sequence ATGGCAACTCGTAATGCATCGGCCGTCTGGAACGGCACCCTGAAAGAAGGCAACGGCACCATCAAATCGGAAAGCGGTGTGCTGACCGGCGCTAAATATTCGTTCAAAACCCGCTTCGAAGAAGAGAAGGGAACCAACCCGGAAGAGCTGATCGGGGCGGCCCACGCCGCGTGTTTCTCGATGGCGCTGTCGGCGGGGTTGGGCAAAGCGGGGTATACGCCGCAGAGCGTCGAGACGGAAGCGAAAGTACACCTGGCCGCGGTGGAAGGGGGCTTTAAAATCTCCAAGATCGAATTGAGCACCGAAGCCGAAGCCGACGACCTCAGCGACGACGAATTCCAGAAGATCGCCGAAGCGACCAAAGAAAACTGCCCCGTATCGGTGGCCCTCAAGAACGTGCCGATCGAACTGAAGGCGCGCCTGAAACAAGCCAATTGA
- a CDS encoding DUF2147 domain-containing protein produces the protein MLKKILFFFPAFVLSLTAAASGMTTPAAATLPADNPDAVVGIWKVGSGDAHVQIYKEGSEYFGKIVWLKEPNDENGKPKVDKNNPEEGKRNDPVLGMQMLRHFEYDEDNVWEDGEIYDPKSGKLYSCKMTLVKPNVLEVRGYIGISLIGRTDTWTRVE, from the coding sequence ATGCTGAAGAAAATTCTTTTCTTTTTTCCGGCGTTTGTGCTGTCCCTGACGGCGGCGGCTTCCGGAATGACTACCCCTGCGGCCGCGACACTTCCGGCCGATAATCCCGATGCCGTTGTTGGCATCTGGAAGGTCGGCTCGGGCGATGCCCACGTGCAGATCTACAAAGAAGGCAGCGAGTATTTCGGGAAAATCGTCTGGCTGAAAGAACCCAACGACGAAAACGGAAAGCCTAAAGTCGACAAGAACAACCCGGAAGAAGGCAAACGCAACGACCCTGTGCTGGGCATGCAGATGCTCCGCCATTTTGAATACGACGAGGACAACGTGTGGGAAGATGGAGAGATCTACGACCCCAAAAGCGGCAAGCTGTACTCCTGCAAAATGACGCTCGTGAAACCCAACGTTTTGGAAGTCAGAGGCTACATCGGCATTTCGCTGATCGGCCGTACCGATACCTGGACGCGGGTAGAATAG
- a CDS encoding M1 family metallopeptidase translates to MFRLSLALLLCLVTFAVRAQFPVFTHQDTLRGSITPERQWWDLTHYDLHLDVHPNDSTLRGHNVISYRVLETGQRLQIDLQPPMQLTKATQDGKTLKFRREGNAYFVDLKKAQVQDSRQAVTVYFEGKPHVSTNPPWSGGLTWQKDANGMDFITTTCQGDGASLWWPCKDHMYDEPDSMLISVTVPEPLMDVSNGRLRATIQNDNGTRTFVWGVVNPINNYGVNLNIGDYVHFSETYAGEKGPLDCHYYVLRGNERKARAQFRDATRMLEAFEHWFGPYPFYEDSYKLVEVPYPGMEHQSSVTYGNGYKNGYRQKDVSGTGWGFNFDFIIVHESGHEWFANNITYKDIADMWVHEGFTAYSENLFVDYFYGTEACNEYVIGTRKNILNNRPIIGAYDVNYEGSGDMYSKGANLLHTLRQVANDDEKWRSILRGLNQEFYHQTVTTQQIEDYIAQQMGMDLRPVFDQYLRDVRIPLLEYYTENGTVHYRWTNCVYGFALPIRLLSGKKSAWLSPTTAWQAQPLPAGFTTFQLDPNFYVQGMYRTTAPTTP, encoded by the coding sequence ATGTTCCGACTCTCCCTTGCCTTGTTGCTCTGCCTGGTGACGTTCGCCGTCCGGGCTCAGTTTCCCGTGTTTACCCACCAGGATACGCTGCGCGGCTCCATCACCCCGGAGCGGCAGTGGTGGGACCTGACGCACTACGATCTGCACCTCGATGTGCATCCGAACGACAGTACGCTGCGGGGCCACAACGTGATTTCGTACCGCGTGCTGGAAACGGGGCAGCGCCTGCAAATCGACCTGCAACCGCCCATGCAACTCACCAAGGCGACGCAGGACGGAAAGACGCTGAAGTTCCGACGCGAGGGCAACGCCTACTTCGTCGACCTGAAAAAAGCGCAGGTGCAGGACAGCCGGCAGGCGGTGACGGTCTATTTTGAGGGCAAGCCGCACGTCAGTACCAATCCGCCGTGGTCGGGCGGGCTGACCTGGCAGAAGGACGCCAACGGGATGGATTTCATCACCACCACCTGCCAGGGCGACGGGGCCAGCCTCTGGTGGCCGTGCAAGGACCACATGTACGACGAGCCAGACAGCATGCTGATTTCCGTCACGGTGCCCGAGCCACTGATGGACGTCTCGAACGGGCGGCTGCGCGCTACGATTCAAAACGACAACGGGACGCGGACGTTTGTGTGGGGCGTGGTGAACCCGATCAACAACTATGGCGTCAACCTTAACATCGGCGACTACGTCCATTTTTCGGAGACGTACGCGGGCGAGAAAGGCCCGCTCGATTGCCACTACTACGTGCTGCGCGGCAACGAGCGAAAGGCCCGTGCGCAGTTCCGGGACGCCACGCGGATGCTGGAGGCGTTCGAGCACTGGTTCGGTCCTTATCCGTTTTACGAAGACAGTTACAAGCTGGTGGAAGTGCCCTACCCCGGCATGGAACACCAGAGTTCGGTCACCTACGGCAACGGCTACAAAAACGGCTACCGTCAGAAAGACGTGAGCGGCACGGGCTGGGGCTTTAACTTCGACTTCATCATCGTCCATGAATCGGGGCACGAGTGGTTCGCCAACAACATCACGTACAAGGACATCGCCGACATGTGGGTGCACGAGGGGTTCACGGCTTACTCTGAAAACCTGTTTGTCGACTATTTCTACGGTACGGAGGCCTGCAACGAGTACGTGATCGGCACGCGGAAAAACATCCTGAACAACCGGCCCATCATCGGGGCGTACGACGTGAACTACGAGGGATCGGGCGACATGTACAGCAAGGGGGCCAACCTGCTCCACACGCTCCGGCAGGTCGCGAACGACGATGAAAAATGGCGCTCGATTCTGCGGGGGCTGAATCAGGAATTTTACCACCAGACCGTCACCACACAACAGATCGAAGACTACATCGCACAGCAGATGGGGATGGACCTTCGGCCGGTGTTCGACCAATACCTGCGCGACGTGCGCATTCCGCTGCTGGAGTACTATACCGAAAATGGCACCGTCCACTACCGCTGGACCAACTGTGTCTACGGCTTTGCGCTGCCGATCCGGCTCCTGTCCGGGAAAAAATCGGCCTGGCTGAGCCCCACCACCGCTTGGCAGGCGCAACCGCTGCCCGCCGGGTTTACCACCTTCCAACTCGACCCGAACTTCTACGTGCAGGGCATGTACCGCACCACCGCCCCCACGACTCCCTGA
- a CDS encoding DUF5996 family protein, with amino-acid sequence MTFSSHPWPELHYERLQETLAAVQLWTQIVGKIRLVQMPWINHSWHVTLYVSPRGLTTGSIPYADGLFELEFDFIDHRLAIRTSQGASEAMDLRPCTVASFYAELCERMARLHLPVDIYACPNEVDPAVPFAQDDQPRPYAPEQMQAFWQALVRMQPVFTRFRARFAGKCSPVHFFWGGFDLAVTRFSGREAPKHPGGAPNMPLDVMQEAYSHEVSSAGFWAGSPAFPQPAFYSYCYPTPPTFGEQPVAPEAAFFSQEMGEFLLPYDAVRLADDPEEALLQFLQSTYEAAARTGNWDRAALEFSFEQ; translated from the coding sequence ATGACTTTTTCTTCTCACCCCTGGCCGGAGCTTCACTACGAACGTCTGCAGGAAACCCTGGCCGCCGTGCAACTCTGGACGCAAATCGTCGGAAAAATCCGCCTCGTGCAGATGCCCTGGATCAACCATTCGTGGCACGTGACGCTCTACGTCTCGCCCCGCGGCCTGACCACCGGCAGCATCCCGTACGCCGACGGGCTGTTCGAACTGGAATTCGACTTTATCGACCATCGCCTGGCGATCCGTACCAGCCAGGGCGCCTCCGAGGCGATGGATTTGCGGCCCTGTACCGTCGCCAGCTTCTACGCGGAGCTGTGCGAACGCATGGCGCGCCTGCACCTCCCGGTCGACATTTATGCCTGTCCGAACGAAGTGGACCCCGCCGTTCCGTTTGCGCAGGACGACCAGCCGCGTCCCTACGCGCCGGAGCAGATGCAGGCATTCTGGCAGGCGCTGGTCCGCATGCAGCCGGTGTTCACGCGTTTTCGGGCGCGGTTCGCGGGGAAGTGCAGTCCGGTTCATTTCTTCTGGGGTGGGTTCGACCTGGCCGTCACCCGCTTTTCCGGTCGCGAAGCGCCGAAACATCCAGGTGGCGCGCCCAACATGCCACTCGACGTGATGCAGGAGGCCTACTCGCACGAGGTGTCGAGCGCAGGCTTCTGGGCCGGGAGCCCCGCGTTTCCGCAGCCCGCGTTTTACTCGTACTGTTACCCGACCCCGCCGACGTTCGGCGAACAACCGGTCGCTCCTGAAGCCGCTTTTTTTAGTCAGGAGATGGGCGAGTTTCTTTTGCCCTACGACGCCGTTCGGTTGGCCGACGATCCGGAAGAGGCGTTGCTCCAATTCCTGCAATCCACCTACGAAGCGGCCGCCCGCACCGGGAACTGGGACCGCGCCGCTCTGGAGTTCTCGTTTGAACAATAA
- a CDS encoding phosphotriesterase, whose amino-acid sequence MNSRSERFTRRDFLRTSSLTLLGVACAPVLWATVPEAAQVMTVTGPIPPKELGTTLIHEHVLVDFIGATQTGYERWDRAAVVTKVLPYLEELKARGCRTLLECTPAYLGRDPRLLRELAERSGLHLLTNTGYYGASDNKYLPPHAFTESADQLAARWIGEWERGIEATGIRPGFLKTSVSPGPLSPLHEKLIRAAARTHRQTGLTIVSHTGPGEPAFQQLTILREEGVDPSAFVWTHAQNEPDGAQHVAAARQGAWVSLDGVADDNVADYVARLAVLKKAGVLHRVLLSHDAGWYRPGEPDGGEFRPYTAIFDRLLPLLTQQGFRSADRRQLLERNPAEAYAVQKRLLR is encoded by the coding sequence ATGAATTCTCGATCTGAGCGGTTTACCCGCCGCGATTTTTTACGCACTTCCTCGCTGACCCTGCTGGGTGTGGCCTGTGCCCCCGTACTGTGGGCGACAGTGCCGGAAGCGGCGCAGGTGATGACCGTGACCGGACCGATCCCTCCGAAAGAACTGGGCACCACGCTGATTCACGAGCACGTACTGGTGGATTTCATCGGGGCGACGCAAACCGGCTACGAGCGGTGGGACCGGGCCGCCGTGGTGACGAAGGTGCTGCCGTACCTGGAGGAACTGAAAGCGCGGGGATGCCGAACCCTACTCGAATGTACCCCCGCCTACTTGGGGCGTGATCCGCGGTTGCTGCGGGAATTGGCCGAGCGGAGCGGCCTCCACCTCCTGACCAACACGGGCTACTACGGCGCCTCCGACAATAAGTACCTGCCGCCTCACGCCTTTACCGAGTCGGCCGACCAACTGGCAGCACGCTGGATTGGCGAGTGGGAGCGGGGCATCGAGGCGACGGGCATCCGACCGGGTTTCCTGAAGACGAGCGTCTCGCCGGGGCCGCTGTCGCCTCTGCACGAGAAGCTGATCCGGGCGGCGGCGCGCACGCACCGGCAGACGGGTCTGACCATTGTTTCGCATACCGGACCGGGTGAACCGGCCTTTCAGCAACTGACGATTTTGCGGGAAGAGGGCGTGGACCCAAGTGCCTTTGTCTGGACCCACGCGCAGAACGAACCCGACGGTGCGCAACACGTCGCGGCGGCCCGGCAGGGTGCGTGGGTAAGCCTGGATGGCGTGGCCGACGACAACGTGGCGGACTACGTCGCGCGACTGGCGGTGCTGAAAAAAGCGGGGGTACTGCATCGCGTGTTGTTGTCGCACGACGCCGGATGGTACCGGCCTGGCGAACCCGACGGCGGCGAATTTCGGCCTTATACCGCCATTTTTGACAGACTGTTGCCGTTGCTGACCCAACAGGGCTTCCGTTCGGCCGACCGTCGGCAGTTGCTGGAACGCAATCCCGCCGAAGCCTACGCCGTGCAGAAGCGCCTGCTGCGGTGA
- a CDS encoding sialidase family protein: MRIGILFFWLCGVWLARAQETPLRSDDSFYPRLIRLHANGAANGRLIASFDGIGVGHFFESRDDGLTWQPLASVPEAQYRHTCCSELYEVPYTLGNTTAGTLFWTVSAHNGKAPAARALKIYRSTDQGRTWQAFASPVTGTTGLWEAEFAIDAKGRLVMYYASEEHKAEGFNQLLAHKVSTDGGATWGEETIDVAIGGGVQRPGMPTVTRLPNDTYAMVYEICGSSHCDAFIRFSSDGTAWGEPSDPGTRIESGEGRYFAHAPTVTWMPDGSPNGLLVVVGQVLREVATGQDASDNGTAFFVNGTNGRGPWEERPTPMQTPNDGTHPCTNYSTQLLLRANGTELIQLANKNCRVYAQIGPLHVP; encoded by the coding sequence ATGCGAATCGGCATTCTGTTTTTCTGGCTGTGCGGCGTCTGGCTTGCCCGGGCGCAGGAGACGCCCTTGCGGTCGGACGATTCCTTCTATCCGCGCCTGATTCGCCTCCACGCCAACGGCGCTGCCAACGGCCGCCTGATCGCCAGCTTCGACGGCATCGGCGTGGGTCACTTTTTCGAGAGCCGGGACGACGGTCTCACCTGGCAGCCCCTGGCCTCCGTGCCCGAGGCGCAGTACCGACACACCTGTTGCAGCGAACTGTACGAAGTGCCCTACACGCTGGGCAATACCACCGCTGGTACCCTGTTCTGGACCGTATCCGCCCACAACGGAAAAGCCCCCGCCGCGCGGGCACTCAAGATCTACCGAAGTACCGACCAGGGTCGCACCTGGCAGGCGTTTGCCTCGCCCGTCACCGGCACGACTGGTCTGTGGGAAGCCGAATTTGCCATCGACGCAAAAGGCCGCCTGGTGATGTATTACGCCTCGGAAGAGCATAAAGCGGAGGGCTTCAATCAACTGCTGGCGCACAAAGTCTCGACCGACGGCGGGGCCACCTGGGGCGAAGAAACGATCGACGTGGCGATCGGGGGCGGGGTGCAGCGGCCGGGGATGCCCACCGTGACGCGCCTGCCCAATGATACTTACGCGATGGTCTACGAAATCTGCGGCTCTTCGCATTGCGATGCATTCATCCGCTTTTCATCCGACGGCACTGCCTGGGGTGAGCCGAGCGATCCCGGCACGCGCATCGAGTCGGGCGAAGGACGTTACTTTGCTCACGCGCCGACTGTCACGTGGATGCCCGACGGTTCTCCGAACGGATTGCTGGTGGTGGTGGGGCAGGTGCTGCGCGAAGTAGCGACCGGACAAGACGCCTCCGACAACGGGACAGCATTTTTTGTGAACGGGACCAACGGCCGCGGCCCCTGGGAGGAGCGGCCCACGCCGATGCAAACGCCGAACGACGGCACGCATCCCTGCACGAATTACAGCACCCAACTCCTGCTGCGCGCCAACGGCACGGAGTTGATTCAACTGGCCAACAAGAACTGCCGCGTCTACGCGCAGATCGGCCCGCTGCACGTTCCATAA
- a CDS encoding family 43 glycosylhydrolase, translated as MLPYLASLIRHSKFPYRPWRFILLPLLQTLFLCGSGFAQTTFTNPLLDNGADPWVFLKDGTYYYTQTLGNRLAIWKTKDLTQLAQATPVTVWKPPQSGPNSEAIWAPELHFLYGKWYLYYTATDAANPGDATRYVFVLENASADPQTGTWVDRGRVNTTYAGLDGSVFTWKGQLYFLYSAYVGPQSRLYLARMENPWTLTGPQVELAQPLYEWEKFGEREILEGPEFLVGRNGKVCIVYSASACWDDNYALGLLTASGDSDLMDPAAWTRSVRPVFGTSAKNNVYGPGHNCFTTSPDGTEDWIVYHAKATANGECRERNVRMQPFGWHADGTPHFDEPVDTDHPLPKPSNR; from the coding sequence ATGCTTCCTTACCTGGCTTCTCTGATCAGACACTCTAAGTTTCCGTACCGCCCGTGGCGATTCATCCTCCTGCCGTTACTGCAGACGCTGTTCCTGTGCGGCTCGGGGTTTGCGCAGACAACGTTCACCAATCCGCTGCTGGACAACGGAGCCGATCCGTGGGTGTTCCTGAAAGACGGAACCTATTACTACACGCAAACCCTCGGCAATCGCCTGGCGATCTGGAAAACGAAGGACCTGACGCAACTGGCGCAGGCCACGCCGGTGACGGTCTGGAAACCGCCGCAGTCTGGCCCCAACTCGGAAGCGATCTGGGCTCCGGAACTACACTTCCTGTACGGGAAATGGTACCTCTACTACACCGCAACCGACGCAGCGAATCCGGGCGATGCCACGCGCTACGTCTTCGTGCTGGAAAATGCGTCGGCCGATCCGCAGACCGGCACCTGGGTGGACCGGGGCCGGGTGAACACGACGTACGCCGGTCTCGACGGTTCGGTCTTCACCTGGAAGGGGCAACTCTATTTTCTGTATTCCGCCTACGTCGGTCCGCAGAGCCGGTTGTATCTCGCGCGCATGGAAAACCCGTGGACCCTGACCGGCCCTCAGGTCGAACTGGCCCAACCGCTGTACGAATGGGAAAAATTCGGGGAGCGTGAAATCCTGGAAGGGCCGGAGTTCCTGGTCGGACGCAACGGCAAGGTGTGCATCGTCTATTCCGCGAGCGCTTGTTGGGACGATAACTACGCGCTGGGGTTGCTGACCGCCTCGGGCGACAGCGACCTGATGGACCCCGCCGCCTGGACCCGTTCGGTGCGGCCGGTGTTCGGCACGTCCGCAAAAAACAACGTTTACGGCCCGGGCCACAACTGCTTCACGACTTCGCCGGATGGCACGGAAGACTGGATTGTCTACCACGCCAAAGCCACTGCCAACGGCGAATGCCGGGAGCGGAACGTGCGGATGCAGCCGTTTGGGTGGCACGCGGACGGCACGCCCCATTTCGACGAGCCCGTGGATACCGACCACCCACTTCCCAAACCCTCCAACCGGTAA
- a CDS encoding aldose epimerase family protein, producing MTKTFFGTLPGGMPIDLYTLTNANGVRVSITNYGGIVTSLLTPDRDGRLGDVVLGFDRLDGYLQDNVPYFGAIIGRYGNRIARGTFTLNGQTYTLAVNNGPNHLHGGTQGFDKVVWQAEEVADQVLKLTYTSPDGEEGYPGTLQVTVVYTLTPDNALKMEYWAQTDKATPVNLTNHSYFNLTAGKAPDVLNHTLLIDADRFVAVDATQIPTGALPSVAGTPMDFRSPHPIGVRIGQVEGGYDHTYVLNHAVRQLRRMARAIDPQSGRVLEVSTDQPGVQFYSGNFLDGSFTGKDGRPYRKHAGFCLETQHFPDSPNQPNFPSTILQPGDTYHTVTLYQFSVESR from the coding sequence ATGACTAAAACTTTTTTCGGCACGCTGCCCGGCGGCATGCCCATCGATCTGTACACCCTCACCAACGCTAACGGCGTGCGGGTGAGCATCACCAACTACGGCGGCATCGTGACGTCCCTTCTGACGCCGGACCGCGACGGCCGTCTGGGCGATGTGGTCCTGGGTTTCGACCGGCTGGACGGCTACCTGCAAGACAACGTGCCCTACTTCGGGGCGATCATCGGCCGGTACGGCAACCGCATCGCCCGCGGCACCTTCACCCTGAACGGACAGACCTACACGCTGGCGGTCAACAACGGTCCGAACCACCTGCACGGCGGCACTCAAGGCTTCGACAAAGTTGTGTGGCAGGCTGAAGAAGTGGCCGACCAGGTGCTGAAGCTCACGTACACCAGTCCCGATGGGGAAGAGGGGTATCCCGGCACGTTGCAGGTAACGGTGGTCTACACGCTGACGCCCGACAATGCCCTGAAGATGGAATACTGGGCACAGACCGACAAGGCTACGCCCGTCAACCTCACGAACCACAGTTATTTTAACCTGACGGCCGGAAAGGCGCCGGATGTGTTGAACCATACGCTCCTGATCGACGCCGATCGCTTCGTGGCGGTCGACGCCACGCAAATCCCGACCGGTGCGCTGCCTTCTGTTGCCGGGACACCGATGGACTTCCGGAGTCCGCATCCGATCGGAGTGCGCATCGGGCAGGTGGAAGGCGGCTACGACCACACGTACGTGCTGAACCACGCCGTGAGACAGCTGCGTCGCATGGCCCGCGCGATTGATCCGCAAAGCGGGCGGGTATTGGAGGTGTCGACCGATCAGCCCGGCGTGCAGTTTTATTCCGGCAACTTTCTGGACGGTTCGTTTACCGGAAAAGACGGCAGGCCCTACAGGAAACACGCGGGCTTTTGCCTGGAAACCCAGCACTTTCCGGACTCACCGAACCAACCCAACTTTCCATCGACTATCTTGCAGCCCGGTGACACCTACCACACGGTGACGCTTTATCAATTTTCGGTTGAATCACGTTAA
- the galK gene encoding galactokinase encodes MNDTAQRVYDHFQNTFATEPHLYFSPGRVNLIGEHTDYNDGFVLPAAIDKGIYLAILPTAGEPGRWISLDFNEEVTPDLTRIAPLPQEWANYVLGVIDQFQKGGHTIAPFHCVIGGNLPVGAGLSSSAALESVVAYALTDLNELDYDRPALALLAQRSENQFIGVQCGIMDMFASLMGRENQVIRLDCRSLDYQYFPLHTEGLRIVLFDTGVKHSLAGTEYNLRRQECEAGVAHLQQYDPSIKSLRDVSLSLLEAHRGELDPVVYKRCKYVVEEIARTLAATDDLQRGDLASFGTRMFETHAGLQYDYEVSCPELDLLVELVKQDAAVIGARMMGGGFGGCTINLVREEAVEALFARLATVYEEKMGRKLAMYNVTTADGSNLQEVSAPSVK; translated from the coding sequence ATGAACGATACCGCGCAACGCGTCTACGACCATTTTCAGAACACCTTCGCTACCGAACCGCACCTCTACTTTTCGCCCGGCCGCGTCAATCTGATCGGCGAGCACACCGATTACAACGACGGCTTTGTGCTGCCCGCGGCCATCGACAAAGGCATTTACCTCGCCATTCTGCCCACTGCGGGTGAGCCGGGACGGTGGATCTCCCTCGATTTCAACGAGGAGGTGACGCCCGACCTGACCCGCATTGCGCCCCTGCCGCAAGAGTGGGCCAATTACGTGTTGGGCGTGATCGACCAGTTTCAGAAGGGTGGTCACACCATCGCGCCGTTCCATTGCGTCATCGGTGGGAACCTGCCGGTCGGGGCGGGGCTGTCTTCGTCGGCGGCGCTCGAAAGTGTGGTGGCCTATGCGCTGACGGACCTGAACGAGTTGGATTACGACCGCCCGGCGCTGGCGCTGCTGGCGCAACGTTCCGAAAATCAGTTCATCGGGGTGCAGTGCGGCATCATGGACATGTTCGCCAGCCTGATGGGCCGCGAAAATCAGGTGATCCGCCTCGACTGCCGTTCGCTCGACTACCAGTACTTCCCGCTCCACACCGAAGGGTTGCGCATTGTGCTGTTCGATACGGGCGTGAAACACTCGCTGGCCGGGACGGAATACAACCTCCGGCGGCAGGAGTGCGAAGCGGGCGTGGCGCACCTGCAACAGTACGATCCTTCCATCAAAAGCCTGCGCGACGTGTCGCTGTCGTTGCTGGAGGCGCACCGGGGCGAGCTCGATCCGGTCGTCTACAAGCGGTGCAAGTACGTGGTGGAGGAAATTGCCCGCACGTTGGCCGCTACCGACGACCTGCAGCGGGGCGATCTGGCCTCGTTCGGCACCCGCATGTTCGAGACCCACGCCGGCCTGCAATACGATTACGAGGTGAGCTGCCCGGAACTGGACCTGCTCGTGGAACTGGTCAAGCAAGACGCAGCGGTGATCGGCGCACGGATGATGGGCGGCGGCTTCGGCGGCTGCACGATCAATCTGGTGCGCGAGGAAGCCGTCGAGGCGTTGTTTGCGCGGTTGGCAACAGTCTACGAGGAAAAAATGGGTCGCAAGCTGGCAATGTACAACGTTACCACTGCCGACGGCTCCAACCTCCAGGAAGTCAGTGCGCCCTCGGTGAAGTAA